A portion of the Juglans microcarpa x Juglans regia isolate MS1-56 chromosome 1D, Jm3101_v1.0, whole genome shotgun sequence genome contains these proteins:
- the LOC121256226 gene encoding putative clathrin assembly protein At4g40080, which translates to MGLTAKIKDVVGMIKDKVSQSKAAILSKSTNLSLHLALLRATTHDPFSPADNKHIDTILSFGHSSRATAATAVEVVMDRLQRTRDSSVALKCLLIVHHVVKHGEFILLDQLSVRPFTGGRNYLNLSNFRDNSSPLTWELSSWVRWYAQYIETILSTSRVLGYFFASSSCSIDIDKQEEKISALTNSYLLMQIVSLVGLMEEICKRPDSLHVKVNKLVNQIMGIVGEDHLSAINEVSVRVSEFRERLSGLSFGESVELVCTLRRLENCKERLFELSSSKGAVMESFWGFISEIKDGVGTEKDEGKLVITVRRGKAGESSDGGRFMMRKSSFRAV; encoded by the coding sequence ATGGGACTCACAGCAAAGATCAAAGACGTCGTCGGCATGATCAAGGACAAGGTCTCCCAAAGCAAAGCAGCAATTCTCTCAAAATCCACCAACCTCTCTCTGCATCTAGCCCTCCTCCGCGCCACCACCCACGACCCCTTCTCCCCTGCCGACAACAAACATATCGATACCATCCTTTCCTTTGGCCACAGCTCACGCGCCACAGCCGCCACTGCCGTCGAGGTTGTAATGGACCGTCTCCAGAGAACCCGCGACTCCTCCGTCGCCCTCAAGTGCCTCCTCATCGTCCATCACGTTGTCAAGCACGGCGAATTCATCCTACTGGACCAGCTATCCGTCCGCCCCTTCACCGGCGGCAGAAACTATCTGAATCTCTCGAACTTCCGCGACAATTCGAGCCCCTTAACTTGGGAGCTCTCCTCGTGGGTACGATGGTACGCTCAGTACATAGAAACCATTTTGTCTACCTCTAGAGTTTTGGGATACTTTTTTGCTTCCTCTTCATGCAGTATAGATATAGAtaagcaagaagaaaaaatctcaGCGCTTACAAATTCTTATTTGCTAATGCAAATTGTTTCTTTGGTGGGACTGATGGAAGAGATCTGTAAAAGACCGGACTCTTTGCATGTAAAAGTAAACAAATTGGTAAATCAGATAATGGGTATTGTGGGTGAGGATCATTTATCCGCCATAAACGAGGTTTCGGTCAGAGTCAGCGAGTTTAGGGAGAGGCTGAGTGGCTTGAGTTTTGGTGAATCGGTCGAGCTGGTCTGCACTTTGAGAAGGTTGGAGAATTGCAAAGAAAGGCTGTTTGAGTTGTCCAGCAGTAAAGGAGCGGTGATGGAGAGCTTTTGGGGTTTTATAAGCGAGATTAAGGATGGAGTTGGGACTGAGAAAGATGAGGGAAAATTGGTGATTACGGTGAGGAGAGGAAAGGCGGGCGAGAGTTCTGACGGCGGAAGATTCATGATGCGAAAATCCTCATTTCGGGCTGTATAG
- the LOC121238994 gene encoding E3 ubiquitin-protein ligase ATL31-like produces MRVWINLCHPVVPPLVLLFLSPVYFLADAQSGSTEQISNNPYGPDANFNQSMAVVVVFLMVAFFLMAFFSIYIRECLETTAAATHNNGPVITTGQPRHHGLDHTVIETFPIFVYSTVKDLKIGKGALECAVCLSEFEHDEMLRLLPRCYHVFHPDCIDAWLASHVTCPVCRAKLELGCEAPQSSTDSTDCSSRDENPSPEVVPVEMRNEQVLIDINADHSTVEIANCPSRTRISGKFPRSHSTGHSLVQPGENTERYTLRLPEEVRKQMILVSGKLRRSCSYDVVLGRIGSREERQCGPGGWSVGLVGGVSDAAVCIEGWLREVSKVERGGKRDEYWKQWKDLLDVG; encoded by the coding sequence ATGAGAGTATGGATCAATCTCTGTCATCCTGTCGTTCCCCCTTTAGTCCTACTATTCCTCTCCCCGGTGTACTTCCTTGCCGATGCACAGTCTGGCAGTACAGAACAAATTTCCAATAATCCTTACGGACCAGACGCCAATTTCAACCAGTCGATGGCGGTGGTCGTCGTGTTCCTCATGGTCGCCTTCTTCCTCATGGCCTTTTTTTCCATCTACATCAGGGAGTGCCTTGAGACAACCGCCGCCGCCACCCACAACAACGGTCCGGTGATCACCACCGGCCAGCCAAGGCACCACGGTCTCGACCATACCGTGATTGAGACCTTCCCGATCTTCGTCTACTCCACGGTTAAGGATCTGAAGATCGGCAAAGGAGCGCTCGAGTGCGCGGTGTGCTTGAGCGAGTTCGAACACGACGAAATGCTGCGTTTGTTGCCGAGATGCTACCATGTTTTCCATCCCGATTGCATTGACGCCTGGCTAGCTTCTCACGTTACGTGCCCGGTCTGCAGAGCTAAGCTTGAACTCGGATGCGAAGCACCACAATCGAGTACCGACTCGACCGACTGTTCGAGTCGGGATGAAAACCCGAGCCCAGAAGTAGTGCCAGTCGAGATGCGAAACGAGCAGGTTTTGATTGATATTAACGCTGATCACAGCACTGTCGAGATCGCGAACTGTCCTTCGAGGACGAGAATATCAGGGAAGTTCCCGAGGTCACACTCGACGGGTCACTCACTGGTTCAACCCGGAGAGAACACGGAGAGATACACGCTGAGATTGCCAGAGGAGGTGAGGAAGCAGATGATTCTAGTAAGTGGGAAGCTGAGGCGGTCTTGTAGCTACGATGTCGTTTTGGGAAGGATAGGGAGTAGGGAAGAACGGCAGTGTGGACCGGGAGGTTGGAGCGTCGGACTGGTGGGTGGTGTCAGTGACGCCGCCGTTTGTATCGAGGGGTGGCTCCGTGAAGTCTCCAAGGTTGAGCGGGGAGGGAAACGTGACGAGTACTGGAAACAGTGGAAAGACCTTCTTGACGTCGGTTAA